The proteins below come from a single uncultured Gellertiella sp. genomic window:
- a CDS encoding branched-chain amino acid ABC transporter permease translates to MTIATILINGILLGGLYCLFALGLSLAFGIMRLVNLAHGEFIVLAAYLAHVATTLFGLSAASAIPLVLCTMSLAGYVLQRVLFNRVLGGDPMQPLLITFGLSIVIQNGLVQGFSANPQRLQAGALDIASVSIGPLSIGLLPLAIFAIALAATGLLHLVFYHSRLGLALRAASDDPETLDSVGASHDHMFGLASALSFLVIAVGGILMGTRGNFDPFSGSTHLLLAFETVIIGGLGSLWGTLAGGIILGLAQSLGASIDPGYQMIAGHLAFLTVLVARPSGLFSRGT, encoded by the coding sequence ATGACAATTGCCACCATCCTGATCAACGGCATCCTGCTTGGCGGTCTCTACTGCCTCTTCGCGCTGGGCCTGTCGCTTGCCTTCGGCATCATGCGGCTGGTCAATCTCGCGCATGGCGAATTCATCGTCCTTGCCGCCTATCTCGCCCATGTCGCCACGACGCTTTTTGGCCTGTCCGCCGCCAGCGCCATACCGCTGGTACTCTGCACCATGAGCCTTGCCGGGTATGTCCTGCAACGGGTGCTGTTCAACCGGGTGCTTGGCGGCGATCCGATGCAGCCGCTGCTCATCACCTTCGGCCTGTCGATTGTCATCCAGAACGGGCTGGTGCAGGGTTTTTCCGCAAATCCGCAGCGCCTTCAGGCTGGCGCGCTCGACATCGCCAGCGTCTCCATCGGTCCGTTGTCCATCGGGCTACTGCCGCTGGCGATCTTCGCCATCGCCCTTGCCGCGACTGGTCTGCTGCACCTCGTCTTCTATCACAGCCGTCTCGGACTTGCCCTTCGGGCGGCTTCCGACGATCCGGAAACGCTCGACAGCGTCGGTGCCAGCCATGACCACATGTTCGGGCTGGCAAGCGCCCTGTCCTTTCTCGTCATTGCGGTCGGCGGCATCCTGATGGGCACAAGGGGGAATTTCGATCCCTTCAGCGGCTCGACGCATCTGCTGCTGGCCTTTGAAACCGTCATCATCGGCGGCCTCGGCAGCCTGTGGGGGACGCTTGCAGGAGGCATCATCCTCGGCCTGGCGCAGTCACTCGGCGCATCCATCGATCCGGGCTACCAGATGATCGCCGGGCATCTCGCCTTTCTGACTGTGCTTGTGGCAAGGCCTTCCGGCCTGTTTTCGAGGGGAACGTGA
- a CDS encoding branched-chain amino acid ABC transporter permease: protein MLIAVPLGTGTSSLRLLTEVLLYVVLASAWNLLSGYGGMVSVGQQAYVGLGAYAFHTGLVVLHLPLAVAMVMAGLVSGLVAVLFAPLLFRLEGAYFAIGTWVTAEICLLLVANTDALGAGAGLSLPVPVALAIAATSFGRAAVNYYLALGLALATLGFIFLLLRSTWGLGIMAVRDCPRAAESIGVPARALKLLIFIAAAVIAGIAGCLILLIKTRITPDSAFSQLDWTAYVIFIVVIGGKGRLIGPVLGVLLFFLLRRTLGDIGPLYPVLLGTLAIGMVLFSGTGLAGLAARFCKGETVVRRQRGGSGNSRTSHDEGGPKDA from the coding sequence ATGCTGATCGCTGTTCCGCTCGGGACGGGGACGTCAAGCCTGCGGCTTCTGACGGAAGTCTTGCTTTATGTCGTGCTCGCCTCGGCCTGGAACCTGCTTTCCGGCTATGGCGGCATGGTATCGGTCGGCCAGCAGGCCTATGTCGGGCTTGGGGCCTATGCGTTTCATACCGGGCTTGTCGTCTTGCATTTGCCGCTGGCGGTGGCAATGGTGATGGCCGGGCTCGTCAGCGGCCTGGTGGCCGTCCTGTTTGCTCCCCTGCTGTTCCGTCTGGAAGGCGCCTATTTCGCCATCGGCACATGGGTGACGGCGGAAATCTGCCTGCTGCTGGTGGCCAATACCGATGCCCTGGGGGCAGGGGCAGGCCTGAGCCTTCCCGTTCCCGTCGCCCTTGCCATCGCCGCCACCAGCTTTGGCCGGGCAGCCGTCAACTATTATCTGGCGCTTGGACTTGCACTGGCAACGCTTGGTTTCATCTTCCTGCTGCTGCGCTCGACATGGGGGCTCGGGATCATGGCGGTGCGCGACTGCCCGCGTGCGGCAGAAAGCATCGGGGTCCCTGCGCGGGCGCTGAAACTCCTGATATTCATAGCAGCAGCCGTCATCGCCGGTATCGCGGGTTGCCTGATCCTGCTGATCAAGACCCGCATCACGCCTGACTCCGCCTTCAGCCAGCTCGACTGGACCGCCTATGTCATCTTCATCGTGGTGATCGGCGGCAAGGGCAGGCTCATAGGGCCGGTGCTGGGCGTCCTGCTGTTCTTCCTGCTGCGCCGGACACTGGGCGATATCGGCCCCCTCTATCCGGTGCTGCTCGGAACCCTGGCAATCGGCATGGTACTGTTTTCGGGGACGGGGCTGGCGGGCCTGGCAGCGCGGTTCTGCAAGGGCGAAACGGTGGTGCGGCGACAACGGGGCGGATCAGGGAATTCCAGGACATCACACGACGAAGGAGGACCGAAAGATGCCTGA
- a CDS encoding alpha/beta hydrolase → MPDMHMIDTGGSRPALIFLHGVLMSHAVWKNQIEAFSDEYRVLAPDLRGFGQSPASGVATFEDYAGDIRALIEARQLSDVTLVGWSMGGAIAQVFSALHGQLLRRLVLVGTTPQLIADATFPAALPLEGVEPLIAAFRADFKATGEAFAAICAPEDAHAARTLAGIITATDPDFGINSLIYGGSRSLLPLLPSITVETFVIAGADDKVCMPEASLYLASHIPGCRTPAAILKDAGHAAFLTRPEEFNRALRDALAG, encoded by the coding sequence ATGCCTGACATGCACATGATCGATACCGGCGGCAGCCGGCCAGCGCTGATCTTTCTGCACGGTGTGCTGATGAGCCACGCGGTGTGGAAGAACCAGATCGAGGCCTTTTCAGACGAATACCGGGTTCTGGCACCCGATCTGCGCGGTTTCGGGCAATCTCCGGCCTCAGGCGTGGCAACCTTTGAGGACTATGCCGGAGATATCAGGGCACTGATCGAGGCACGGCAATTGTCCGACGTGACGCTGGTCGGCTGGTCGATGGGCGGCGCCATCGCCCAGGTTTTTTCGGCCCTGCACGGGCAATTGCTTCGCCGTCTGGTGCTGGTCGGGACGACGCCGCAGCTGATTGCCGATGCCACATTTCCGGCGGCCCTGCCGCTCGAGGGCGTGGAGCCGCTGATTGCAGCCTTTCGGGCCGACTTCAAGGCTACAGGCGAGGCATTTGCCGCAATCTGCGCACCTGAGGATGCGCATGCTGCCCGCACACTCGCCGGGATCATCACCGCCACTGATCCGGATTTCGGCATCAATTCGCTGATATATGGCGGCTCCCGCAGCCTCCTGCCGCTGCTCCCCTCGATCACGGTTGAAACCTTCGTGATTGCCGGTGCGGATGACAAGGTTTGCATGCCGGAAGCAAGCCTCTACCTGGCGTCGCACATACCCGGCTGCCGCACCCCGGCGGCCATCCTCAAGGATGCCGGGCATGCCGCCTTCCTCACCAGACCGGAGGAGTTCAATCGAGCGCTGAGGGATGCGCTGGCCGGATGA
- the msuE gene encoding FMN reductase, which produces MRVVVIAGSVSNPSRTALLARTIAGQIAAVMDVDIQHIELFSAAPVLFRALRADQLDAAGRDIIDAVEAAEVLVVASPVYRASYTGALKHLFDLVDYRALTGKRVLLAATGGTPLHGLMIDHQLRPLFAFFNALTLPTAIYASEADFSGYRLQSPAVQTRIERAVEDLISVLPASVRRPLPILSSTPAALA; this is translated from the coding sequence ATGCGTGTGGTCGTGATCGCGGGAAGCGTGTCAAATCCATCTCGAACGGCGCTGCTGGCCCGCACCATTGCCGGGCAGATCGCGGCGGTGATGGATGTTGATATCCAGCATATCGAACTTTTCAGCGCGGCGCCCGTGCTGTTCCGCGCCCTGCGGGCCGATCAGCTCGATGCGGCGGGACGCGACATCATCGATGCCGTCGAGGCGGCTGAGGTGCTGGTGGTCGCCTCGCCGGTCTACAGGGCCTCCTATACCGGTGCCCTCAAGCATCTTTTCGATCTCGTCGACTACCGGGCGCTGACGGGCAAGCGGGTGCTGCTTGCCGCCACCGGCGGCACGCCGCTGCACGGGCTGATGATCGATCACCAGCTGCGGCCACTCTTTGCCTTTTTCAATGCGCTGACACTGCCGACCGCCATCTATGCGTCCGAGGCGGATTTTTCCGGATACCGGCTGCAAAGTCCCGCCGTGCAGACCCGCATCGAACGGGCCGTCGAGGACCTGATCAGCGTTCTTCCGGCCTCGGTACGCCGTCCCTTGCCCATCCTGTCATCAACCCCTGCGGCTCTCGCCTGA
- the sfnG gene encoding dimethylsulfone monooxygenase SfnG, which produces MSHSDRDPVKFAYWVPNVSGGLVISNIEQRTSWTIDYNRKLAQIAEASGFDYALSQIRFTAGYGADNQHESVSFSHALLEATTTLKVIAAILPGPWNPALAAKQIATINHLTNGRVAVNVVSGWFKGEFHAIGEHWLDHDERYRRSVEFIRALRGIWTTDNFTFQGDFYRFQDYSLKPKPIDPQPEIFQGGSSRAARDMAARVSDWYFTNGNTPAEIRKQVDDIQGKARENGHRVRVGVNAFAIVRETEAEAKAVLAEIIEKANPEAVNAFGHEVKNAGKASPEGEGNWAKSSFEDLVQYNDGFRSNLIGTPEQVAERVVALKRAGADLILLGFLHFQEEVDYFGKHVIPLIRELEGAEASHAVAAE; this is translated from the coding sequence ATCTCCCATTCTGACCGTGATCCCGTCAAATTCGCCTACTGGGTGCCGAATGTTTCCGGCGGCCTGGTGATTTCCAATATCGAGCAGCGCACCAGCTGGACGATCGACTATAACCGCAAGCTGGCACAGATCGCCGAGGCGAGTGGCTTCGATTATGCCCTGAGCCAGATCCGCTTCACTGCGGGATACGGTGCCGATAACCAGCATGAATCCGTGTCCTTCAGCCATGCGCTGCTGGAGGCGACGACGACGCTCAAGGTGATCGCCGCCATTCTGCCCGGCCCGTGGAACCCGGCGCTCGCCGCCAAGCAGATCGCAACGATCAACCATCTGACCAATGGCCGCGTGGCGGTCAATGTGGTCAGCGGCTGGTTCAAGGGCGAATTCCACGCCATCGGCGAGCACTGGCTGGATCATGACGAGCGCTATCGACGTTCGGTAGAATTCATCCGCGCCTTGCGGGGCATCTGGACGACGGACAATTTCACCTTCCAGGGCGATTTCTACCGGTTCCAGGACTATTCGCTGAAGCCGAAACCCATCGATCCGCAGCCGGAGATTTTCCAGGGCGGTTCCTCGCGCGCGGCACGCGACATGGCGGCACGGGTCTCCGACTGGTATTTCACCAACGGCAACACGCCCGCCGAGATCAGGAAGCAGGTGGACGACATCCAGGGCAAGGCCCGCGAAAACGGCCACAGGGTCAGGGTCGGGGTGAATGCCTTCGCCATCGTGCGGGAAACGGAAGCAGAGGCGAAAGCCGTCCTCGCCGAGATCATCGAAAAAGCCAACCCCGAAGCGGTCAATGCCTTTGGCCATGAGGTGAAGAATGCCGGCAAGGCCTCGCCGGAAGGCGAGGGCAACTGGGCGAAATCCTCCTTCGAGGATCTGGTGCAGTATAATGACGGCTTCCGCTCCAACCTGATCGGCACGCCTGAGCAGGTGGCAGAGCGGGTGGTCGCGCTGAAGCGCGCCGGAGCGGACCTCATCCTGCTCGGCTTCCTGCATTTCCAGGAAGAGGTCGACTATTTCGGCAAGCACGTCATTCCGTTGATCCGCGAGCTGGAAGGTGCCGAGGCCAGCCACGCGGTTGCCGCGGAATAG
- a CDS encoding ABC transporter ATP-binding protein, whose product MTIAHLAARSAAWSGHPVAIAREGLNVARAAIWSPKTALSLAGISLSFGGVVALHDLDLEVQRGEIRAIIGPNGAGKSSVINVISGVYRPDRGHVSIGANRFANVPTQRLARLGVARTFQNLALFKGLSVLDNVMTGRVYRNRSGFIEQMIGFGRAAREQADARDRAAAVLDFLHLQSVRERLVGTLPYGLQKRVELARALVAEPDILLLDEPMAGMTATEKNEMAGYVRAVRDRFGTTVVLIEHDIGVVMGLSDHVAVLDHGRKIADGTPAEVAADPAVIDAYLGVAPENEDGEGI is encoded by the coding sequence ATGACGATCGCTCATTTGGCGGCAAGATCCGCAGCCTGGTCCGGACATCCGGTTGCCATTGCCAGGGAAGGGCTGAACGTTGCCCGCGCGGCCATCTGGTCGCCGAAAACGGCACTGTCGCTTGCCGGGATATCGCTGTCCTTCGGTGGCGTGGTGGCGCTTCACGACCTCGATCTCGAGGTGCAGCGCGGCGAAATCCGGGCGATCATCGGGCCGAACGGGGCGGGGAAAAGCTCGGTGATCAACGTGATCAGCGGCGTCTATCGCCCGGACCGCGGCCATGTGTCGATTGGCGCGAACCGTTTTGCAAACGTGCCGACGCAAAGGCTTGCCCGGCTCGGCGTCGCCCGCACCTTCCAGAACCTCGCCCTGTTCAAGGGGCTGAGCGTGCTGGATAATGTCATGACCGGGCGGGTCTATCGCAACCGGTCCGGCTTCATCGAACAGATGATCGGCTTTGGCCGGGCCGCGCGCGAGCAGGCGGATGCCCGTGACCGGGCCGCGGCGGTGCTGGATTTCCTGCATCTCCAGTCCGTGCGCGAACGGCTGGTCGGCACCTTGCCCTATGGCCTGCAAAAACGCGTCGAGCTTGCCAGGGCGCTGGTGGCCGAACCCGACATCCTGCTGCTGGACGAACCGATGGCCGGCATGACGGCAACCGAGAAGAACGAGATGGCGGGATATGTGCGCGCCGTGCGTGACCGCTTCGGCACCACCGTGGTGCTGATCGAACACGATATCGGCGTGGTCATGGGTCTCTCCGACCATGTGGCCGTGCTGGACCATGGCCGCAAGATTGCCGACGGCACGCCGGCGGAGGTGGCTGCCGATCCGGCCGTGATCGATGCCTATCTGGGCGTTGCGCCCGAAAACGAAGACGGGGAGGGCATCTGA
- a CDS encoding branched-chain amino acid ABC transporter permease yields the protein MPEFDWSFFTEVLVGGLLSGVMYSLVAIGFVLIYKTSGVLNFAQGAMLLFAALTFVSLTERGVSFPLAFAATFAIMIVLGIGIERAVLRPLTNKPPITLFMATLGLSYVIEGAAQLIWGTQVHGLDLGIEDVPFDVAGVFISQFDIFAAVVAIALVAALSAFFRYTRIGLGFRAVADDQFAALAVGLKLPWIWASVWAAAGLVALVAGLLWGARSGVQFSLSLIVLKALPVLVLGGFDSIPGAIVGGLLIGASEKLAEVYIGEYFGGGIEGWFAYVVALLFLLVRPAGLFGQKLVERV from the coding sequence ATGCCCGAGTTCGACTGGTCGTTCTTCACCGAAGTGCTGGTGGGCGGACTTCTCTCCGGGGTGATGTATTCCCTGGTCGCGATCGGCTTCGTGCTGATCTACAAGACCTCGGGCGTGCTGAACTTCGCGCAGGGAGCCATGCTGCTCTTCGCAGCACTCACCTTCGTCAGCCTGACGGAACGCGGGGTCAGCTTTCCGCTGGCCTTTGCCGCCACCTTCGCCATCATGATCGTGCTTGGCATCGGCATCGAACGCGCGGTGCTGAGGCCGCTCACCAACAAGCCGCCGATCACGCTGTTCATGGCCACGCTCGGCCTCTCCTATGTCATCGAGGGTGCCGCCCAGCTGATCTGGGGCACGCAGGTGCATGGTCTCGATCTCGGCATCGAAGACGTGCCCTTCGACGTGGCCGGCGTCTTCATCAGCCAGTTCGATATCTTTGCCGCGGTGGTGGCCATCGCCCTGGTCGCAGCCCTCTCCGCCTTCTTCCGCTACACCCGGATCGGCCTGGGTTTCCGCGCCGTTGCCGACGACCAGTTCGCGGCACTCGCGGTCGGCCTGAAATTACCGTGGATCTGGGCGAGCGTCTGGGCAGCGGCGGGGCTGGTGGCGCTTGTCGCGGGCCTGCTCTGGGGCGCCCGGTCCGGCGTGCAGTTTTCGCTGTCGCTGATCGTGCTGAAGGCGCTTCCGGTGCTGGTTCTCGGCGGCTTCGACAGTATTCCCGGTGCCATCGTCGGCGGTTTGCTGATCGGAGCGTCGGAGAAACTCGCGGAAGTCTATATCGGCGAATATTTCGGCGGCGGCATCGAGGGCTGGTTTGCCTATGTGGTCGCCCTGCTTTTCCTCCTCGTCCGGCCTGCCGGCCTGTTCGGCCAGAAGCTCGTGGAAAGGGTCTGA
- a CDS encoding branched-chain amino acid ABC transporter permease gives MSAIPSDLSPPRGARAKSLPPYLAPLLVLIVAYGVIPAIGTSYLFEGILLPFLALSLAGVGLNILTGYAGQVSLGSAAFMAVGAFACFNVDLRAGSLPLLASILAAGLSAAAIGIVFGLPSLRLRGFYLAVSTLAAQFFVQWALTKFSWFSNDSASGVIDAPALTIAGFTFEGPVGRYYFALIVVTLVTFLAHRLVICETGRNFIAVRDNETAARIIGVPVLRTKLLAFAISSFIIGVAGVLWAFAYLRTVEPAGFNLDRSFQVLFIIIIGGLATLRGAFFGAALIVVFPLVLSRLGTFVFGDLFDSGVLDMAQRIVLGALIILFLILEPDGLAALADRIRKRIGLPGRT, from the coding sequence ATGTCTGCCATCCCGTCCGATCTTTCCCCGCCGCGTGGCGCCAGGGCGAAATCCCTGCCACCCTATCTGGCTCCGCTGCTGGTGCTGATCGTCGCCTATGGCGTCATCCCGGCCATCGGCACCAGCTACCTCTTCGAAGGCATCCTGCTGCCCTTCCTGGCGCTGAGCCTTGCCGGCGTAGGGCTGAACATCCTGACCGGCTATGCCGGCCAGGTGTCGCTCGGCTCCGCTGCCTTCATGGCGGTGGGTGCCTTTGCCTGCTTCAACGTCGATCTCAGGGCCGGGTCGCTGCCGCTTCTCGCAAGCATCCTTGCCGCAGGCCTCTCGGCGGCGGCCATCGGCATCGTCTTCGGCCTGCCGAGCCTCCGGCTGCGCGGCTTCTATCTGGCGGTGTCGACCCTTGCTGCGCAGTTCTTCGTGCAATGGGCGCTGACCAAATTCAGCTGGTTTTCCAACGACAGCGCCTCGGGCGTCATCGATGCACCAGCGCTGACCATTGCCGGGTTTACCTTCGAAGGGCCGGTCGGGCGCTATTATTTCGCGCTGATCGTCGTCACCCTGGTCACCTTCCTCGCCCATCGCCTGGTGATCTGCGAGACGGGCCGCAATTTCATCGCCGTGCGGGACAACGAGACGGCGGCGCGCATCATCGGCGTGCCGGTGCTGCGCACCAAGCTGCTCGCCTTTGCCATCTCCTCCTTCATCATCGGTGTCGCCGGCGTGCTCTGGGCCTTCGCCTACCTGCGCACCGTCGAGCCTGCGGGCTTCAATCTCGACCGCTCCTTCCAGGTGCTGTTCATCATCATCATCGGCGGGCTTGCGACGCTCCGCGGGGCCTTCTTCGGTGCGGCGCTGATCGTGGTCTTTCCGCTGGTTCTGTCCCGTCTGGGCACCTTCGTCTTCGGCGATCTCTTCGACAGCGGCGTGCTCGACATGGCGCAGCGCATCGTGCTCGGCGCGCTGATCATCCTCTTCCTGATCCTGGAACCGGACGGGCTTGCAGCCCTTGCCGACCGGATCCGCAAGCGCATCGGATTGCCTGGCAGAACCTGA
- a CDS encoding ABC transporter ATP-binding protein: MTDNTILAVDRLEATYAHAISALHGVSFSLARGEILALLGANGAGKTTVLKAISNLLPAERGQITAGTIRFDGLDVTKTSPAALVRAGLVQVLEGRHCFRSLSVEENLICGGLGRGSSRGEIIRDLEHVYAIFPRLKDRRRTASGLTSGGEQQMTAIGRALMSRPRLLVLDEPSMGLAPIVIQDIFRTLRRLNREEGLSILVAEQNSAIALAYADRATVLENGKDVLSGTAREIRARDDIKSFYLGQNN; this comes from the coding sequence ATGACGGACAACACGATACTGGCGGTCGACCGGCTGGAGGCAACCTATGCGCATGCCATTTCGGCGCTGCATGGGGTCAGCTTCTCTCTCGCCCGCGGCGAAATCCTGGCGCTGCTCGGCGCGAACGGTGCGGGCAAGACCACCGTGCTGAAGGCAATTTCCAACCTGCTGCCCGCCGAGCGTGGCCAGATCACCGCCGGCACGATCCGTTTCGACGGGCTCGACGTGACGAAAACCAGTCCGGCGGCGCTGGTCAGGGCGGGCCTGGTGCAGGTGCTGGAGGGACGCCACTGTTTCCGCAGCCTGTCGGTTGAGGAAAACCTGATTTGCGGTGGCCTCGGGCGCGGCAGTTCGCGCGGTGAGATCATCCGGGATCTCGAGCATGTCTATGCGATTTTTCCGCGGCTCAAGGACAGGCGGCGCACCGCCTCCGGCCTGACATCCGGTGGCGAACAGCAGATGACGGCCATCGGCCGGGCCCTGATGTCGCGCCCGCGCCTGCTGGTGCTGGATGAACCCTCGATGGGCCTTGCCCCGATCGTCATCCAGGACATTTTCCGCACCCTCCGGCGGCTGAACCGGGAGGAGGGGCTCTCCATCCTGGTCGCCGAGCAGAATTCGGCGATTGCGCTCGCCTATGCGGATCGCGCCACCGTGCTTGAAAACGGCAAGGATGTCCTGTCTGGCACCGCCCGCGAAATCCGCGCCCGCGACGACATCAAATCCTTCTACCTCGGCCAGAACAACTAG
- a CDS encoding SfnB family sulfur acquisition oxidoreductase: protein MTINAINTENAARAVPPVPRPAEPAHIIRSDEEAIAVAERLAADFVIGAAERDRDRIWPVRELDAFSQSGLWSINVPKAHGGPELSYATLARVVEIISAADSSIGQISQNHLGVVAAIRTVSDEAQKALLFAEVLRGTRFTDAGDHVIVNGRKFYSSGALLAHLVPIVALDDEGRAWYAIAERDAPGLTVIDDWSSFGQRTTLSGTVLLDNVKVAKTHLVPGYKGYAEPTADGAIFQIIQVAVDTGIARAAIDETVNFVRTKSRAWVDSGVDNAWDDPYTIQAVGRLTLHLHAAQALLEKAGHAIDRAVAEPNAETVAQAQIITAEAKVLSTEIAIEATNKLFELAGTRSTLAEHALDRHWRNARTHTLHDPVRWKYSILGKYFLNGEKPPLHAWS, encoded by the coding sequence ATGACCATCAATGCGATCAACACCGAAAATGCCGCGAGAGCGGTTCCGCCGGTGCCGCGCCCAGCCGAACCGGCCCATATCATCCGCTCCGACGAAGAGGCGATTGCGGTGGCAGAAAGGCTTGCCGCCGACTTCGTCATCGGTGCTGCCGAGCGTGACCGCGACCGGATCTGGCCGGTCAGGGAACTCGATGCCTTCTCGCAGAGCGGCCTCTGGTCGATCAACGTACCGAAAGCCCATGGCGGCCCGGAACTTTCCTACGCGACGCTGGCCAGGGTGGTGGAAATCATCTCCGCCGCCGACAGTTCCATTGGCCAGATCTCGCAGAACCACCTGGGCGTGGTCGCCGCCATCCGCACCGTGTCGGACGAGGCGCAGAAAGCGCTGCTGTTTGCCGAGGTGCTGCGCGGAACCCGCTTCACCGATGCCGGCGACCATGTGATCGTCAATGGCCGCAAGTTCTATTCGTCGGGCGCGCTGCTCGCCCATCTGGTGCCGATTGTCGCGCTGGATGACGAGGGCCGCGCCTGGTACGCGATTGCCGAGCGCGATGCACCGGGCCTGACCGTCATCGACGACTGGTCCTCATTCGGCCAGCGCACGACATTGTCGGGCACGGTGCTGCTCGACAATGTCAAGGTGGCGAAAACCCATCTCGTTCCCGGCTACAAGGGCTATGCGGAGCCGACAGCCGATGGCGCGATCTTCCAGATCATTCAGGTGGCCGTCGACACCGGCATTGCCCGTGCTGCCATCGACGAGACGGTGAATTTCGTCCGCACCAAGAGCCGCGCCTGGGTGGATTCCGGCGTCGACAATGCCTGGGACGACCCCTATACGATCCAGGCCGTGGGCAGGCTGACGCTGCATCTGCATGCCGCGCAGGCGCTGCTGGAAAAGGCCGGCCATGCCATCGACAGGGCGGTCGCGGAGCCGAATGCCGAAACCGTGGCCCAGGCGCAGATCATCACCGCCGAGGCCAAGGTGCTCTCCACCGAAATCGCCATCGAGGCCACCAACAAGCTGTTCGAACTCGCCGGCACCCGCTCGACGCTCGCCGAACATGCCCTCGACCGCCACTGGCGCAATGCCCGCACCCACACATTGCACGACCCCGTCCGCTGGAAATATTCGATCCTCGGCAAGTATTTCCTGAACGGCGAAAAGCCGCCGCTGCATGCCTGGAGCTGA
- a CDS encoding flavin reductase family protein, with protein MIPIVSAFGSGIFPIGLDLPPPETVAPAVFREALRHVVGSVSVVTSGEGDARTGATVTSAYGLSVDPAAMIVAINRDSSSYRTIRHFGHFCVNVLAQGQEAVANRFSGFGGVKGVDRYAGESWSVGKSGAPVLDTALLSLDCVLEDEIRKFSHAIFVGRVVSAGVREGNALLYGNGGYGGLSRPGTGA; from the coding sequence ATGATCCCCATTGTGTCGGCATTTGGCAGTGGCATTTTCCCCATCGGCCTGGATCTGCCGCCGCCCGAAACCGTCGCGCCTGCGGTCTTCAGGGAAGCGCTGCGGCATGTGGTGGGCAGCGTTTCGGTCGTGACGTCGGGGGAGGGGGACGCCCGGACCGGCGCCACCGTGACCTCAGCCTACGGGCTTTCGGTCGATCCGGCGGCGATGATCGTCGCCATCAACCGGGACTCCTCCAGCTACCGGACGATCCGCCATTTCGGTCATTTCTGCGTGAATGTGCTGGCCCAGGGCCAGGAGGCGGTTGCCAACCGCTTTTCAGGCTTTGGCGGGGTCAAGGGTGTTGACCGCTATGCCGGCGAAAGCTGGTCGGTCGGCAAATCCGGGGCCCCCGTGCTCGACACGGCGCTGCTGTCTCTCGACTGCGTGCTGGAGGACGAGATCCGCAAGTTCAGCCACGCCATCTTCGTCGGCAGGGTGGTGTCGGCCGGTGTCCGGGAAGGCAATGCGCTGCTCTATGGCAATGGCGGCTATGGCGGGCTGTCGCGTCCGGGGACCGGAGCTTAG